The window TACCAAGCTTTTTGCCAGAGAGATCAAAAACCTGAAGACTTGCGTGCACGAAATTCAAATCGGCTTCGCGTGGCAATACCGGAATTGCGGTTCTCGACGTATCGCCCGAAGCAATCGAATCATCCGCAACGGCGTACCACTTGGCATTTTTAATGCTTGCGGTCGCATCGGTCGGGGGCGTCGTGAGGTTTGCACCGTAATTTGCATTGCCAAGCATTCCATTATCGACCATGCCGTAGAAAATTCCCTTTGAGATTTCCTTATCGAAGTTGTTTTCGAGGTCGCCGCGAAGCTGAGCCGTGCCGGAAAGTTTCTTGCCATTTACCGCCCACATCACGCCATAGACCTGTGCGTTGTCGGTCACGGTCGTATTCACGATAATCGAAATCGCACCGACTTTAGCCTTGCCGCTAATCGTTCCGCTTACGAGCCAGGCATCCTCTTCGAGCACGGCATCGCCGCTGATGTTTCCCGCAGTCACGAGCGCTCGACCGCGTACCACAGCGTTATCGCTAATTGTTCCGCCATTCACGACTGCAAAATCCTCGATGCGAGCGTTCCCAGAAATCGTACCGCCGTTCACGACCGCATCGGGCCCCACATAAGCCGTTGCAGCCACTTTCGCCTTGTTGCTCACGAGACCGCCGCCATTTGCATGCTTAGTATAGCCGCTTGCATTCGAAGGCTTCCAGAAGTCCTTGTTATAACCTTCGGGAACGCCGTTTACGACTTCAATCATGTATGGATAGCGGTAAATGCTGTAGTAGAATTGGTCCCACAAAATCGTCTGCATTTCGGTCGGAGTCGCCGTCACGGCAAGCCACAAAGCCTTATCGTTCGCCTTAGTCTCGATTTCAAGATTGAAACCCGTTCCATGCTTCATTTCACTGTATCGCGGCGTGCCGTCACTGCCTTCCGCCACAAGGCCAACCGTCCAGCCCGAAGCTGGATTCGGCAATTTGTCCGGGGCGTAATTGCACCAATTGTACGTTTTTCCTTTGTAGTAGTCGGTATTGTCGCCAAAGCATTTATATCCGCTAACAGTAGGTTTCTCTTGCACGATTCCGCGGAACTTGATTGTCACCTTCCCCGCCGTTTCTGGATAAATGCGCACAAGGTTATAACCCCAACGCTGCGGAGCCCAGTAAGAGGGCGAAACGTAACGGTCCGCGCACTCCTCGTCTGCGGTACACTCCATCTTGTTCAGCATGGTCACACGCGTATGCCTACGGTAATTGTCGCCCCAGCTTGCGTCACGACGCGTCTTAAATTCATAATCGCCATAGGATTTTTTGTACAAACTCTTTTTTGTCGGAGCGTATTCAAGCGTCGCGTTTTTCATGGCGAACTTTCCGAACTGTTCGTTCAACTGTTCTAGCGACCAGCCATAGACCATCATCATCGCGCTAAACGGAGTCTGCTCCA is drawn from Fibrobacter succinogenes and contains these coding sequences:
- a CDS encoding DUF6055 domain-containing protein, producing MRLFPQIVCVAAVVAFADVNWIPQCESNGFTLIRSSEHFEVCKKPTSDDGKANNVAIPTSDAEGVLQSLEKVYSFYIDSLGWMLPFPKSPDRKLKSNIYVFDNSVMAALYGGQDYVKGLNNEFGPGMWIGVGSLKDYWGTSHEFAHGLQGVAGWMGNNSHSGWFAESHANWMAHQYNPNDAHCSEYLINYPYLYYGSTRDRYCNWQFLEHLKEEFGGGYKGAHEVNRIWMESIRDGEDGRMEQTPFSAMMMVYGWSLEQLNEQFGKFAMKNATLEYAPTKKSLYKKSYGDYEFKTRRDASWGDNYRRHTRVTMLNKMECTADEECADRYVSPSYWAPQRWGYNLVRIYPETAGKVTIKFRGIVQEKPTVSGYKCFGDNTDYYKGKTYNWCNYAPDKLPNPASGWTVGLVAEGSDGTPRYSEMKHGTGFNLEIETKANDKALWLAVTATPTEMQTILWDQFYYSIYRYPYMIEVVNGVPEGYNKDFWKPSNASGYTKHANGGGLVSNKAKVAATAYVGPDAVVNGGTISGNARIEDFAVVNGGTISDNAVVRGRALVTAGNISGDAVLEEDAWLVSGTISGKAKVGAISIIVNTTVTDNAQVYGVMWAVNGKKLSGTAQLRGDLENNFDKEISKGIFYGMVDNGMLGNANYGANLTTPPTDATASIKNAKWYAVADDSIASGDTSRTAIPVLPREADLNFVHASLQVFDLSGKKLGTILSTDDLKSSLGTAGFNNGVYIVRNPHSKRSLRILLNR